The proteins below come from a single Parazoarcus communis genomic window:
- the iscU gene encoding Fe-S cluster assembly scaffold IscU, which translates to MAYSEKVLDHYENPRNVGSFAKDDDSVATGMVGAPACGDVMKLQIKVGKDGVIEDAKFKTYGCGSAIASSSLVTEWVKGKTIDQALEIKNTQIAEELALPPVKIHCSILAEDAIKAAVADYKKKHEA; encoded by the coding sequence ATGGCATACAGCGAAAAAGTTCTGGACCACTACGAAAACCCGCGTAACGTCGGATCGTTTGCCAAGGACGACGACAGCGTTGCGACCGGCATGGTCGGCGCGCCCGCCTGTGGCGACGTAATGAAGTTGCAGATCAAGGTTGGCAAGGACGGCGTGATCGAAGACGCCAAGTTCAAGACCTACGGCTGTGGCTCGGCGATCGCGTCGAGCTCGCTCGTCACCGAGTGGGTGAAGGGCAAGACGATCGATCAGGCCCTCGAGATCAAGAACACGCAGATCGCAGAGGAACTGGCGTTGCCGCCGGTCAAGATCCACTGTTCGATCCTGGCCGAGGACGCCATCAAGGCGGCCGTTGCCGACTACAAGAAGAAGCACGAAGCCTGA
- a CDS encoding IscS subfamily cysteine desulfurase: protein MKFPIYLDYSATTPVDPRVAAAMIPWLTEQFGNPASRSHAYGWSAEKAVEDAREQVAALVGADSKEIIWTSGATESNNLAIKGAAHFYKGKGKHIITLKTEHKAVLDTFRELEREGFEATYLDVQENGLVDLEVLKAALRPDTILVSVMFVNNEVGVIQPIAEIGEICREKGIIFHVDAAQATGKVEIDLNTLKVDLMSFSAHKTYGPKGIGALYVRRKPRVRLEAQMHGGGHERGLRSGTLATHQIVGMGEAFRIAREEMSTENTRIRELRDRLLKGLTDIEATYVNGDLEHRVPHNLNISFAYVEGESLIMAIKDIAVSSGSACTSASLEPSYVLRALGRNDELAHSSIRFTIGRFTTEEEIDFTIDLLHKKIGKLRELSPLWEMFKDGVDLDSVQWAAH from the coding sequence CTGAAGTTCCCGATCTATCTCGACTACTCTGCGACCACGCCGGTCGATCCCCGAGTGGCCGCAGCCATGATTCCCTGGCTTACCGAGCAGTTCGGTAACCCCGCCAGCCGCTCGCATGCATACGGGTGGTCGGCAGAGAAGGCGGTCGAGGACGCACGCGAACAGGTGGCCGCACTGGTGGGTGCCGATTCGAAAGAGATCATCTGGACCTCTGGCGCAACCGAATCCAACAACCTTGCGATCAAGGGTGCTGCGCACTTCTACAAGGGCAAGGGCAAGCACATCATTACCCTGAAGACCGAGCACAAGGCGGTGCTGGACACCTTCCGCGAACTTGAGCGTGAAGGTTTCGAGGCCACCTATCTCGACGTGCAGGAAAACGGTCTGGTCGATCTCGAGGTGCTCAAGGCTGCACTGCGTCCGGACACCATCCTGGTTTCGGTGATGTTCGTGAACAACGAAGTCGGCGTGATCCAGCCGATCGCCGAAATCGGCGAGATCTGTCGTGAGAAGGGCATCATCTTTCATGTCGATGCAGCGCAGGCGACGGGCAAGGTCGAGATCGACCTGAATACGCTCAAGGTCGATCTGATGAGCTTCTCGGCGCACAAGACCTACGGCCCGAAAGGCATTGGCGCGCTGTACGTCCGGCGCAAGCCGCGTGTCCGTCTCGAGGCGCAGATGCATGGCGGCGGTCACGAGCGTGGTTTGCGCTCGGGTACCCTGGCCACGCACCAGATCGTCGGCATGGGCGAGGCCTTCCGTATTGCACGTGAGGAGATGAGCACCGAAAATACGCGCATTCGCGAACTCCGCGACCGCCTGCTCAAAGGGCTGACGGATATCGAGGCAACCTATGTGAATGGCGATCTCGAGCATCGCGTTCCGCACAACCTGAACATTTCCTTCGCATACGTCGAAGGCGAGTCCCTGATCATGGCGATCAAGGATATTGCGGTCTCGTCCGGGTCGGCATGTACGTCGGCCAGCCTTGAGCCGTCCTACGTACTGCGCGCGCTGGGGCGTAACGATGAACTGGCTCACAGCTCGATTCGTTTCACCATCGGCCGCTTCACCACCGAAGAAGAAATCGACTTCACCATCGACCTGCTGCACAAGAAGATCGGCAAGCTGCGCGAGCTTTCCCCGCTTTGGGAAATGTTCAAGGATGGCGTCGATCTCGATTCCGTGCAGTGGGCTGCGCACTAA
- a CDS encoding cysteine desulfurase family protein: MFAPVYLDWNASAPLDPAVREAMLPWLGERFGNASSRHEYGRQARAALDTARAQVAAAVNAHPTEVVFTSGGSEANNLFIKGAAAMMKPGLVAVSAVEHPCVREPARQLRRSGWVMREVGVDAEGRLRADDWRSTLEARPSLVSIMLANNETGVLQDVHAHAAEARAGGAYMHTDAVQALGKIEVDFRVLGVNAMTLSAHKIGGPVGAGALIVDKRVELAPLIAGGGQERGLRSGTENVAAIVGFGLACELAAKQQREEHDRLLVLRERLEQSLAATGAVLFSKAGDRLPNTSFFGFEGLDGETLVGKLDRAGFACASGSACSSANPEPSHTLLAMGVAPELARSAVRVSLGRDTTAQQLADFDTALARIVHELRNLAAMAA, from the coding sequence ATGTTTGCCCCGGTATACCTCGACTGGAATGCGAGTGCGCCGCTCGATCCGGCGGTGCGCGAGGCAATGCTGCCCTGGCTTGGCGAACGCTTCGGGAACGCATCGAGCCGTCACGAGTACGGTCGTCAGGCGCGTGCTGCACTCGACACTGCGCGCGCGCAGGTGGCGGCGGCGGTGAATGCGCATCCGACCGAGGTGGTGTTTACCAGTGGTGGTTCCGAAGCCAACAATCTCTTCATCAAGGGTGCTGCGGCCATGATGAAGCCCGGCCTCGTTGCGGTCAGTGCGGTCGAGCACCCCTGTGTGCGGGAGCCTGCACGGCAGTTGCGTCGCAGTGGCTGGGTGATGCGTGAAGTGGGTGTGGATGCCGAAGGGCGTCTGCGTGCCGATGACTGGCGCTCGACGCTTGAGGCCAGGCCGTCGCTGGTCTCGATCATGCTGGCGAACAACGAAACCGGTGTGCTGCAGGACGTGCATGCCCATGCAGCCGAGGCCCGCGCCGGTGGTGCTTACATGCACACGGATGCGGTGCAGGCCCTTGGCAAGATCGAAGTTGATTTCCGTGTGCTGGGTGTCAATGCAATGACGCTGTCTGCGCACAAGATCGGTGGTCCGGTAGGTGCCGGTGCCCTGATCGTGGACAAGCGGGTTGAACTCGCCCCCTTGATCGCCGGCGGTGGTCAGGAGCGCGGGCTGCGCTCGGGTACCGAGAACGTGGCTGCAATCGTTGGTTTTGGCCTTGCGTGCGAACTCGCTGCAAAGCAGCAGCGCGAAGAGCATGATCGCCTGCTTGTCCTGCGTGAGCGGCTTGAGCAGTCGCTTGCCGCCACCGGCGCAGTACTGTTTTCGAAGGCTGGCGATCGCTTGCCGAACACCAGCTTTTTCGGGTTTGAAGGGCTTGATGGTGAAACCCTGGTGGGCAAACTGGATCGTGCAGGCTTCGCCTGCGCCAGCGGTTCCGCCTGCTCCAGCGCTAACCCGGAGCCATCGCACACGCTGCTGGCAATGGGCGTGGCGCCTGAGTTGGCCCGGTCGGCGGTTCGGGTCAGCCTTGGTCGTGATACCACCGCTCAGCAGCTTGCCGATTTTGACACTGCGCTGGCACGTATCGTGCACGAATTGAGAAACCTGGCTGCAATGGCAGCCTGA
- the iscR gene encoding Fe-S cluster assembly transcriptional regulator IscR, with amino-acid sequence MRLTTKGRFAVTAMIDLAARQADGPVTLAGIAERQKISLSYLEQLFGKLRRYKLVTSVRGPGGGYRLARDMRSITVTDIIIAVDEPLDATMCGGKQNCHDEHRCLTHDLWTNLNKRMYAYLDSVTLGALVAREVKPDPDVNVLREVRRRAASTLQDVATA; translated from the coding sequence ATGAGACTCACGACTAAAGGTCGCTTTGCCGTCACGGCGATGATCGATCTGGCTGCGCGACAGGCAGACGGTCCGGTTACCCTGGCCGGTATCGCCGAGCGCCAGAAGATCTCTCTGTCCTATCTTGAGCAGTTGTTCGGCAAGCTCCGTCGCTACAAACTGGTGACGAGTGTGCGTGGCCCCGGCGGTGGATATCGTCTCGCGCGCGACATGCGCTCAATCACGGTGACCGACATCATCATCGCCGTCGACGAACCGCTTGATGCGACAATGTGCGGTGGCAAACAGAATTGCCACGACGAGCATCGGTGTCTGACTCACGATCTGTGGACCAACCTAAACAAGCGCATGTACGCCTACCTGGATTCGGTGACGCTCGGCGCGCTGGTTGCGCGTGAAGTGAAGCCTGACCCAGATGTGAATGTGCTGCGTGAAGTGCGGCGTCGTGCAGCGAGTACGCTGCAAGATGTGGCGACAGCCTGA
- the cysE gene encoding serine O-acetyltransferase, producing MFEHLREDLASVRERDPAARSTLEVLTCYPGVHALIFHRFAHAAWRRRFYWVGRFVSHVSRFLTGIEIHPGAVVGRRVFIDHGMGVVIGETAEIGDDCTIYQAVTLGGTSLYRGTKRHPTLGKGVVVGAGAKVLGGFTVGDGAKIGSNAVVVKPVPAGATAVGNPARVLDAERDAERAQKAEQMGFSAYGVTRDMDDPVAKALHGLLDHAVETDRRFQVICKRMEAAGLKLDPSVESSDDFDASRLSKMVD from the coding sequence ATGTTTGAACACCTGCGTGAAGACCTGGCCAGCGTTCGCGAACGCGACCCTGCCGCCCGCTCTACATTGGAGGTGTTGACCTGCTATCCGGGTGTCCATGCGCTGATCTTTCACCGGTTTGCGCATGCTGCCTGGCGCCGGCGCTTTTACTGGGTTGGCCGCTTCGTCAGCCATGTGAGCCGTTTTCTGACCGGGATCGAGATTCATCCAGGGGCCGTTGTCGGGCGTCGCGTGTTCATCGATCACGGCATGGGTGTGGTGATCGGAGAAACCGCCGAAATCGGCGACGACTGCACCATCTATCAGGCCGTCACGCTGGGTGGAACGTCGCTCTATCGCGGAACCAAGCGCCACCCGACACTCGGAAAAGGGGTGGTGGTGGGGGCCGGGGCGAAGGTGCTGGGTGGATTCACCGTTGGCGACGGTGCCAAGATCGGCTCCAATGCCGTCGTGGTGAAGCCGGTGCCGGCCGGGGCTACGGCCGTTGGCAATCCGGCACGCGTTCTGGATGCCGAGCGTGACGCAGAGCGCGCACAGAAAGCCGAGCAGATGGGCTTCTCCGCCTATGGTGTGACTCGCGACATGGACGATCCGGTAGCGAAGGCCTTGCATGGTCTGCTCGACCACGCGGTAGAAACTGACCGCCGCTTCCAGGTGATCTGCAAGCGAATGGAGGCTGCGGGCTTGAAACTTGACCCCTCGGTCGAGTCTTCTGATGATTTCGATGCGTCCCGATTGTCCAAGATGGTCGATTGA
- a CDS encoding RNA methyltransferase, translating into MNGGFALDRIRVVLSRPSHPGNIGAAARAMKTMGLSQLWLVSPACFPDPVADARASGATDLLESARVVDTLEEALAGTVLAAAVTARRRELSLPRVTARAAAVEMVQWADRGELALVFGNETSGLSNEEVSLCAMPVTIPTNPDFSSLNLGAAVQLLSYELRMAALEPPEVYAGDPQPQPATHAEVEGFLAHLEQAVTESGFHEPQNPRRLMPRFRRLFGRVRLEKEEVGILRGMLSSFQRKA; encoded by the coding sequence ATGAATGGCGGCTTTGCGCTTGATCGCATCCGTGTCGTGCTCTCCCGGCCGAGTCATCCAGGCAATATCGGGGCTGCTGCGCGCGCGATGAAAACCATGGGGCTGTCGCAATTGTGGCTGGTTTCGCCTGCCTGCTTCCCCGATCCGGTGGCCGATGCACGGGCGTCCGGTGCGACGGACCTGCTCGAATCGGCGCGTGTTGTGGATACCCTCGAAGAGGCGCTTGCGGGCACGGTGCTGGCCGCGGCCGTCACCGCCCGTCGTCGCGAATTGAGCCTGCCGCGTGTCACCGCACGTGCTGCCGCAGTGGAAATGGTGCAGTGGGCCGATCGTGGCGAGCTCGCGCTGGTATTCGGCAACGAAACCAGTGGGCTGTCCAACGAAGAGGTCAGCCTGTGCGCGATGCCGGTGACAATCCCGACCAATCCAGACTTTTCCTCGCTTAACCTTGGGGCTGCAGTGCAGTTGCTCAGCTACGAGTTGCGCATGGCTGCGCTCGAGCCGCCCGAAGTTTATGCCGGAGATCCTCAACCTCAGCCTGCGACGCATGCCGAGGTCGAAGGTTTTCTCGCGCACCTTGAGCAGGCGGTGACTGAAAGCGGTTTTCATGAACCGCAGAATCCGCGCAGGCTGATGCCACGATTCCGGCGGCTTTTTGGCCGGGTCAGGCTCGAAAAGGAAGAAGTCGGCATTCTTCGTGGAATGCTCTCTAGCTTTCAGCGCAAAGCCTAG
- a CDS encoding inositol monophosphatase family protein, which translates to MHPILNIAVKAARRAATVINRASTQIDLLTVESKSPNDFVTEVDRAAEKAIIEVLREAYPGHGILAEESGESGAESEFVWIIDPLDGTTNFIHGFPQYAISIALTKNGVPEHCVVYNPVNNELFTATRGSGAYLNDRRIRVSRRVRLADALVGTGFPYREFGNIDAYLAMFRELTQKTAGIRRPGAAALDLAYVAAGRLDGFWEMGLSPWDMAAGVLLVQEAGGLVSDFAGEGNFLTTGNVVAGTPKVFAQMLPIIQSYRTDSIQS; encoded by the coding sequence ATGCATCCCATCCTGAATATCGCCGTAAAGGCCGCCCGCCGTGCCGCAACCGTCATTAACCGGGCTTCGACCCAGATCGACCTGCTTACGGTCGAGTCCAAATCGCCCAACGACTTCGTGACCGAGGTTGACCGCGCTGCCGAGAAAGCCATCATCGAAGTTCTTCGTGAAGCCTACCCGGGGCACGGGATTCTAGCAGAGGAGTCCGGCGAGTCCGGCGCCGAAAGCGAATTCGTGTGGATCATCGATCCCCTCGACGGCACCACGAACTTCATCCACGGCTTCCCGCAGTACGCGATCTCCATCGCGTTGACCAAGAACGGCGTGCCCGAGCACTGCGTCGTGTACAACCCGGTCAACAACGAACTGTTCACCGCAACGCGCGGCAGCGGCGCCTACCTCAACGACCGCCGCATTCGCGTGTCGCGTCGTGTGCGCCTTGCCGACGCACTGGTCGGTACCGGCTTCCCCTACCGCGAATTCGGCAACATCGACGCCTACCTTGCCATGTTCCGCGAGCTGACGCAGAAGACTGCAGGCATCCGTCGCCCGGGCGCAGCCGCGCTTGATCTGGCATATGTTGCAGCCGGTCGCCTCGATGGCTTCTGGGAAATGGGCCTCTCGCCCTGGGACATGGCAGCGGGCGTCCTGCTGGTTCAGGAGGCTGGCGGTCTGGTGTCCGACTTCGCAGGCGAAGGCAACTTCCTGACGACGGGCAACGTGGTTGCCGGCACCCCCAAGGTGTTCGCTCAGATGCTGCCCATCATCCAGTCCTACCGCACCGACAGCATCCAGAGCTGA
- the tssH gene encoding type VI secretion system ATPase TssH gives MHISLKALIAKLNPDCRVALERAASLCVARTHHVIEPEHVLLALCEQETTDFVLVCRSFGVSAGALADDLERTLSGNQTGNAQTPVFSARLVRLLERAWLHASLESQSPFVRSAHVLFGLAGDPELSQLAQRFPATLGRVRIDALRAEFDSLTSGSSEGRVPPCSAADAEGSNGFARSGADPASRRTPALDRFTVSLTRLARAGKLDPVIGRDAEIRRMIDILMRRRQNNPMLAGEAGVGKTAVVEGLALRLASGDVPPALRDVELLALDIGLLQAGASVKGEFEQRLKGVIDEVRASVRPVILFIDEAHGLIGAGGPVGQGDAANLLKPALARGELRTVGATTWAEYKKYIDKDAALSRRFQVVRVDEPDETLACAMLRATVPALEAHFGIRVLEEAVIEAVRLSSRYIGARQLPDKAVSVLDTACARVALGQCATPAELEDARQGLARLREEQSALKRESLSSAEHHDRLAELDTAIARQSKVLETLHKRFEREQALVRKIRQAQTALEALPATGASARGSGRRRGGTLDRLLKTLASVQQNASMVPLQVDRQLVADVVSGWTGIPLGRMLKDEIRTILGLKALMAERVRGQDHALEAVAQRVRTARANLEDPCKPKAVFLFVGPSGVGKTETALALADLLYGGERKLVTINMSEYQEAHSVAGLKGSPPGYVGYGEGGVLTEAVRRNPHCVLLLDEVEKAHPDVLELFFQVFDKGVLEDAEGREIDFRNTLIILTSNVGSAQIMASCLNVADEAMPTADELAARLAPVLHQRFKAAFLGRMKVVPFYPISDTVLAEIIELKLSRIRERVAANHKARFVHDDTLTEAVLARCTEVDSGARNVDHILNGSLLPEIAGEVLARMADGEAVREIRVSAGEQGQFRYSVA, from the coding sequence ATGCATATTTCGCTCAAAGCCCTGATCGCCAAACTCAATCCCGACTGTCGTGTTGCGCTCGAACGGGCCGCCAGTCTTTGCGTCGCCCGCACTCACCATGTCATCGAACCCGAGCATGTGCTCCTCGCATTGTGCGAACAGGAAACGACCGACTTCGTTCTGGTGTGCCGCAGCTTTGGCGTGAGTGCAGGCGCGCTTGCTGACGATCTCGAACGCACACTCTCCGGGAATCAGACTGGAAACGCACAAACGCCTGTGTTCTCGGCACGGCTTGTGCGTTTGCTGGAGCGTGCCTGGTTGCATGCCTCTCTCGAGTCACAATCGCCTTTCGTTCGCAGCGCTCATGTCCTGTTCGGGCTTGCAGGGGACCCGGAGTTGAGCCAGTTAGCGCAGCGTTTTCCTGCCACTCTGGGCCGGGTTCGCATCGATGCCTTGCGGGCGGAGTTTGATTCGCTTACCTCGGGCTCAAGTGAGGGCAGGGTGCCGCCGTGTTCCGCTGCTGATGCAGAAGGCAGCAATGGCTTTGCGCGCTCCGGGGCTGATCCAGCGTCGCGCCGTACCCCTGCGCTCGACCGCTTTACGGTCAGCCTGACCCGACTGGCGCGCGCGGGGAAGCTGGATCCGGTGATCGGGCGTGACGCAGAGATTCGCAGGATGATCGACATCCTGATGAGGAGACGGCAGAACAACCCCATGCTTGCGGGTGAGGCCGGGGTTGGAAAGACCGCAGTGGTAGAGGGACTCGCCCTTCGGCTCGCCAGTGGCGATGTGCCCCCGGCCCTGCGGGATGTCGAGTTGCTCGCACTCGATATCGGCTTGCTGCAGGCTGGCGCGAGTGTGAAGGGTGAATTCGAGCAGCGTCTCAAGGGCGTTATCGACGAGGTCCGTGCAAGTGTGCGCCCGGTAATCCTGTTCATCGACGAGGCGCACGGGCTGATCGGCGCGGGTGGGCCGGTGGGCCAAGGCGACGCCGCCAATCTGCTCAAACCGGCGCTTGCGCGCGGGGAGTTGCGCACCGTGGGGGCGACGACCTGGGCGGAGTACAAGAAGTACATCGACAAGGATGCCGCCCTGTCGCGTCGCTTTCAGGTCGTCCGGGTCGATGAGCCGGACGAGACACTCGCCTGCGCGATGTTGCGGGCAACGGTGCCCGCGCTGGAGGCGCATTTCGGAATCAGGGTTCTCGAAGAAGCGGTGATCGAAGCCGTGCGCTTGTCCAGCCGCTACATTGGCGCACGACAGCTGCCCGACAAGGCCGTCAGTGTGCTCGATACCGCCTGCGCGCGCGTCGCACTCGGGCAATGCGCAACCCCTGCGGAGCTGGAGGACGCAAGGCAGGGCCTGGCCCGACTGCGAGAGGAGCAGTCTGCCCTTAAGCGGGAATCGCTGAGCTCGGCGGAACATCACGACCGCCTTGCCGAGCTTGACACTGCGATCGCAAGGCAGTCGAAGGTGCTTGAGACCCTGCACAAGCGCTTCGAGCGCGAACAGGCGCTCGTGAGGAAGATCCGCCAGGCGCAGACTGCACTCGAGGCACTTCCCGCGACCGGGGCTTCGGCAAGGGGCTCGGGGCGGCGGCGGGGCGGCACCCTCGACCGGCTGCTGAAGACGCTGGCCTCGGTGCAGCAGAACGCATCGATGGTTCCCTTGCAGGTCGATCGGCAACTGGTTGCCGATGTGGTGTCTGGGTGGACGGGCATCCCGCTCGGACGGATGCTCAAGGATGAGATTCGGACCATTCTCGGGTTGAAGGCGCTGATGGCAGAACGGGTCAGGGGCCAGGACCATGCTCTGGAGGCCGTCGCGCAGCGTGTGAGAACGGCACGGGCCAATCTGGAGGATCCGTGCAAGCCCAAGGCGGTCTTCCTGTTTGTTGGCCCCTCAGGCGTGGGTAAGACGGAAACTGCGCTTGCGCTGGCCGACCTGCTCTATGGTGGCGAACGCAAACTGGTCACGATCAACATGAGTGAATACCAGGAGGCCCATTCGGTAGCAGGCCTGAAGGGGTCACCGCCCGGCTATGTCGGATACGGAGAGGGCGGTGTATTGACGGAGGCGGTGCGGCGCAACCCGCATTGTGTGCTGCTGCTGGACGAGGTCGAAAAGGCCCATCCCGATGTGCTCGAACTGTTCTTCCAGGTCTTTGACAAAGGGGTGCTCGAAGACGCTGAGGGGCGCGAGATCGATTTCCGCAACACGCTGATCATTCTCACGAGCAACGTCGGCTCGGCGCAGATCATGGCATCGTGTCTGAACGTGGCGGATGAAGCCATGCCCACGGCAGACGAACTCGCTGCCCGTCTGGCGCCGGTGCTGCATCAGCGCTTCAAGGCAGCGTTTCTAGGGCGCATGAAGGTGGTCCCCTTCTATCCGATCAGCGACACGGTGCTGGCAGAAATCATCGAGCTCAAGCTGTCCCGCATTCGTGAGCGGGTGGCCGCCAACCACAAGGCGCGCTTTGTCCATGACGATACCTTGACCGAGGCCGTGCTGGCGCGTTGCACCGAAGTGGACTCCGGCGCACGTAATGTCGATCACATCCTGAACGGATCCCTGCTCCCCGAGATCGCGGGTGAGGTGCTTGCCCGCATGGCCGATGGCGAAGCCGTCAGGGAGATCCGGGTCTCGGCAGGCGAGCAGGGGCAGTTCCGCTACAGCGTTGCCTGA
- the tssG gene encoding type VI secretion system baseplate subunit TssG yields MQTTQRRIDPGLIGHLLEAPWSFEFFQSVRLLDRELGSGPQRESALSPLLRFSNSLGLGFAPSQLESVTLIQEDSLAGEEGLLRTVELTPSFIGFLGIHGTLPAHYTEQTIESLRLAGDRGAHAFFDLFSDRVVAQFYLAWRKYKLALMYEHDRRKHFMPQVLAFCGLGQDGLRDRLNEAPGAIDDESLAHFAALIRQRPVSGTALQRVLSSYFRVAVRLEQFVGRWYRLDAAQRAGLGRANVQLGHDVLLGERIWQCDLRVRIFLGPLSLATYRDFLPGSERAAAMKKLLHLLTGLRLEYEVRPVLMAADVKPCRLSGLPGYRLGFDSFVCSRPATSDRSDPAFDIHPS; encoded by the coding sequence GTGCAAACCACGCAGCGGCGAATCGATCCTGGGCTGATCGGGCATCTGCTCGAAGCGCCGTGGTCCTTCGAGTTCTTCCAGTCCGTTCGTCTGCTTGACCGCGAACTCGGTTCGGGACCGCAGCGGGAAAGTGCGCTTTCGCCATTGCTGCGCTTCTCCAATTCGCTCGGGCTCGGCTTTGCGCCGAGCCAGCTCGAGTCCGTGACACTGATCCAGGAAGACTCGCTTGCCGGTGAGGAGGGCTTGTTGCGGACGGTCGAACTGACCCCGAGCTTCATTGGCTTCCTCGGCATCCACGGCACTCTGCCCGCACACTACACCGAGCAAACCATTGAATCCCTGCGTCTTGCCGGTGACCGCGGAGCGCATGCGTTCTTCGATCTCTTCTCCGATCGCGTTGTTGCTCAATTCTATCTGGCGTGGAGAAAATACAAGCTCGCGCTGATGTACGAGCACGACAGACGCAAGCATTTCATGCCTCAGGTGCTCGCCTTCTGCGGCCTCGGTCAGGATGGGCTGCGCGATCGTCTGAACGAGGCGCCGGGCGCGATCGACGACGAGTCGCTGGCGCATTTCGCAGCGCTGATCCGGCAGCGCCCGGTGTCGGGAACTGCACTGCAGCGTGTGCTTTCGTCCTACTTCCGGGTGGCGGTTCGGCTGGAGCAGTTCGTCGGTCGCTGGTATCGACTCGATGCAGCACAGCGCGCAGGGCTCGGACGGGCAAACGTACAACTCGGACATGATGTGCTGCTGGGTGAGCGGATCTGGCAGTGCGACCTTCGTGTCCGCATCTTCCTCGGGCCGCTGTCACTTGCCACATACCGTGACTTTCTTCCCGGAAGTGAGCGTGCCGCTGCGATGAAGAAGCTGCTGCATCTGCTCACCGGCCTTCGGCTGGAGTACGAGGTTCGACCGGTACTCATGGCCGCGGATGTGAAACCTTGCCGGCTGTCTGGGCTCCCCGGTTATCGGCTGGGGTTCGACAGCTTTGTGTGTTCCCGTCCGGCGACGTCCGACCGCAGCGACCCCGCATTCGATATTCATCCTTCCTGA